Part of the Synechococcus sp. HK01-R genome is shown below.
CAGACGTAGGGAGCATGTTCACCGCCATGCACCTCGATGCCTGCAGCACTCAGTTCCCGGCGAATGATCGCGGCGTTCTCCATGTAGAAGCTCACCAGTGCCTTGATCTCTTGTTGGCCCTGGTCGGAGTACACCGCTTCAGCACCACGCTGGATGATGTAGCTGACGCCGTTGAACTTGGTGCTCTGACGGCGGTTCCAAAGGCCCCAAAGCTCCACTTCGGAGCCGTCATCGGCCTTGCCTTTCAATCCCTTCGGCACCACGGTGAAGGCGCAGCGGGTTCCGGTGAAGCCGGCGTTCTTCGAGAAGGAGCGGAATTCGATGGCGCAGTCACGGGCGCCTTCGATCTCGTAGATCGAATGGGGGAGTTCAGGGTCCTGGATGAAGGCCTCATAGGCCGCATCGAACAGGATCAGGGAACCATGGGCGCGGGCATAGTCGACCCAGGCCTTGAGCTGAGCCCTGGTGGCCACCGCCCCAGTGGGGTTGTTGGGGAAGCACAGATAGATCAGATCCACTGGCTCGCTAGGGATCTGAGCTGTAAAGCCATTGTCGGCACTGATCGGCAGGTAGGTCAGTCCGCCGTAGCGGCCGTTGTCACCGGCCTCTCCGGTGCGGCCCGCCATCACGTTGCTGTCGACATAGACGGGGTACACCGGGTCGGTGACGGCGATGTGATTGCCGCTGCCGAGGATGTCGAGGATGTTGCTGCTGTCGCACTTGGAGCCATCGGAGACAAAGATTTCCTCAGCGCTGATCGCACAGCCGCGCGCTTGGAAATCGTGCTTGGCAATCGCTTCGCGCAGCCAGCCATAGCCCTGCTCCGGGCCATAGCCATGGAATCCCGCGTTGGTTCCCATTGCATCGATGGCGGCCTTCATTGCCTCCCGGCAAGCAAGGGGCAGAGGCTCGGTCACATCGCCGATCCCCAGGCGGATCAGGGCCGCCTCAGGGTTTGCCTCGCTGAAGGCCTTCACCCGACGAGCGATTTCCGGAAACAGGTAGCCGGCCTTGAGTTTGAGGTAATTGCTGTTGACCAGAACCACGGGAAAACGAAGCACGTTGCTGGGGGGCATCCTGCTACGCGGCCGGGAGCTTTGGAGGGATCCCTCCATACGATGCGAGAAGTGCCCCGGTGGCCATGACCGTTGCGACGCCATCACCCAGTGCCGGATCCGACCACGCGTCGGAGGCCTGGCCGCCGGTTCCTTTCGAGAGCCTGGTGAACGAAGGGATCAATCGCCCCGCTCGCTACATCGGTCATGAACTCGGTGTGGAGCGGCGTGACTGGTTGGCTGCCAGGGTGCGCTGGGCGCTCACGTATCCCGAGATCTATGAAGTGGGCTCGAGCAATCTCGGCCACATCATTCTCTATTCGATTCTCAACGCCGTTCCGGGGCAGCTCTGCGACCGTGCCTACTTGCCAGCCGCCGATCTGGCCACGCGTCTGCGTGAGCTGAAGCAGCCTTTGTTCGCTGTGGAGAGTCGACGACCTCTCCCCGCCTTCGACATCCTTGGCTTCAGCCTCAGCTATGAGCTCGGCGCCACCAACATCCTCGAGATGCTGGATCTTGCGGGCATTCCCCTCCGTGCCGCCGATCGGGGCGATTGGCCTCTGAATGCTCCCGAGGCGATGCCACTGATTTTTGCCGGTGGCCCCACCGCCACCAGTAATCCCGAGCCTTACAGCCCCTTTTTTGACTTCATCGCCCTGGGGGACGGGGAGGAGTTGCTACCTGAGATCGGTCTTGTGGTGGCGGAGGCCAAGGATGCCGGCCTGACTCGCTCAGCTCTGCTGAGGGACCTGGCTCAGGTTCCAGGGGTCTATGTGCCCTCGCTTTATGCCCCAGCGACCGACGGGGTCACCCTCGAACCCATCCACCCGGAGCTGCCCCGCAGGCTGTTGCGGCGGGTCGCTACCCCCATGCCCCACTACGCCATGGGCTTGGTGCCCCACGTGGAAACGGTCCACGACCGGCTGACCGTTGAGATCCGGCGCGGGTGCACCCGTGGGTGTCGCTTCTGTCAGCCCGGCATGCTGACGCGTCCAGCCCGTGATGTGGAACCGGAAGCGGTCATCGAGGCCGTGGAGACCGGCATGAAAACGACGGGCTACAGCGACTTCTCTCTGCTGTCGCTGAGTTGTAGTGATTATCTGGCGCTTCCGGCGGTTGGGGTCGAGTTGCGCAACCGACTGGCCGATCGGAACGTCACCCTGCAGCTCCCGAGCCAGCGGGTGGACCGTTTTGATCAGAACATTGCTCACATCCTGGGCGGCGGCCGTCAAGCCGGCTTGACCTTCGCGCCGGAAGCCGGCACCCAGCGCCTGCGCGACATCGTCAACAAGGGACTGACTGACGACGACCTGCTGAATGGCATCCGCACCGCCATGGAGAACGGCTATCGCAAGGTGAAGCTGTATTTCATGATCGGTCTGCCGGGTGAGACCGACGCCGATGTGCTCGGCATCGCCGACACCTGCGTGATGCTTCAGCAGCGCTGCCGCGATCTGGGCCGCCTGAATCTCAACATCACGATCAGCAATTTCACCCCGAAGCCGCACACGCCCTTCCAGTGGCACAGCGTTTCCACAGCTGAATTTCAGCGCCGCCAGCAGCTGTTGCGGGATGCCTTCCGGCAACTGCGGGGCCTGAAGGTGAACTTCACCGACGTGCGCCTGTCGGCGATGGAAGATTTCGTGGGTCGCAGTGACCGCCGCCTGGCGCCGGTGATTGAAGCCGCCTGGCGTGCCGGTGCCGGAATGGATGCCTGGTTTGAGTCGCTCGACCGCACCTACGAGGCCTGGACCGGGGCGATCGCGGCCGCGGGATTGGAGGGGCGCTACCGGGAGATGGAGGTGGGCAGTTGGAGTGCGGTCACGGCCCTCAGTCGCGATGACCTGGAGGCGTTCTGCCGCCAGCCGCTGCCCTGGGATCACATCGATACAGGGATTGATAAGGCCTGGCTTGCGGAGGACTTGCAGCGGGCTCTGGCGGCGGCGGTGGTTCCTGACTGCTCTTTCGAGGGCTGCAGCAGTTGCGGCGTCTGTGGTCCGGATCTGGGCCACAACGTGGTGGTCCCGCCACCGCCCGTGCCGACCCAGCAGCCCTCCGTGCCACCCCCCAGCGCCCGGGTCTGTCGCCTGCGTTTCCGCTTCAGCAAAACCGGCGCCATGGCGCTCCTGAGCCATCTCGATGTGGTGCGGATGCTGGAGCGGGCCCTGCGGCGCAGCGGTTTGCCGGTGAGTTACACCGGCGGCTTTCACCCCCTGCCACGACTGCAACTCGCCCTCGCGTTGCCCCTTGGCGTCGAGGCTCACGGCGAGTGGATGGACCTCGAATTTCTCGAATCCGTTGATCCAGAAGCGGTCCTGGCGGCCTGGCAGCCCACGCTTCCTGAGGGATTCCGGCTGCTTTCAGCCGAGGAGGTCCCCGTGTCCGAGCCCAGCCTGTCCCAGCGGCTGGAGGCCGCCGAGTGGCGGTTCTGGCTCAAGGTCGTGGAGGGTGAGAGACCAGAGCCATCGCATTGGCAAGAGGCCATTGCTGCCTTGATGGCACGCACGGAACTGCTTTGGCATGACACGGATAAAAAGGGCCGTCCTCGGGTGCGCGACTGCCGACCCTGCCTGCAGGATCTCCAGCTCAGCCAAGCCCATGGTGATGGCGTCAGGCTGAACCTTTCGGCAGCCATCGATCCCCAAGGCCGCAGTCTCAAGCCCGCGCAGATTCAGTCCTGGTTGGGGGATGCACTGGGCTGCTCTCTGCAGCTGCAGCATGTGGAACGCGTTGCACTTCGCCTGCAGGACGTGATCAAGCCAGTGCTAAATTGATCCCAAGTCAACACCCCCTGAGCACTGCGCTACGGGATTGACCCGGTCTTCTCGCTCCCAGATCCTGAGGAAACGGAGGCCTGTTGCCTCAGCTCCATGCGTCCTGATTCACGTCGTCTGTGAGCTCCATAGGAGTTAATCCTCCGCCCTCTTCTTGAACGGCCCAGGCCGAACACGTTGTTTCCGTGCAGTGGACCGGCAGGTCTCTGATCGGATTTACGCCCTAAGGGGCGCTCTCTGACCTTCTCCATGCCCCAACAAATTGTCATCGCCGAGCAGCTGCGGATCGCCGCAGTGCTCACCGATGAGCGCGTTGATGAACTGATCGTTGCGCAGGGTCGATATCAGATCGGTGATGTCTATCTCGGGACCGTGGAAAACGTGCTGCCTGGGATTGATGCAGCCTTCGTCAACATCGGTGAAAGCGAAAAGAACGGCTTCATTCATGTCACTGATCTCGGCCCCCTGCGCCTGAAGAAAGGGGCCGCCGGCATCACCGAACTGCTGGAGCCCCGTCAGCGTGTGCTCGTGCAGGTGATGAAGGAACCGACGGGCACCAAAGGGCCACGCCTCACTGGAAATCTGGCTCTTCCTGGTCGTTACCTGGTGCTCCAACCCAGCGGCCAGGGGGTGAACATCTCCCGCCGGATTGGTTCAGAGGGTGAGCGCAATCGCCTGCGTGCCTTGGGCGTTCTTGTCAAACCGCCTGGAGCTGGTCTGCTGATCCGCACCGAGGCGGAGGGGGTGAGCGAAGAGCTTTTGATCGATGACCTCGAATCGCTGCTTCGCCAGTGGGAGGCCATTCAACGGGCGGCAGAAACGGCCACTCCTCCGGTGCTTCTCAACCGTGATGAGGACTTTATTCACCGCATCCTGCGCGATCACACCGGTCCGGATCTCAGCCGGGTGGTGGTGGATGACCCCGCCGCGGTGGAACGGGTTACGGGTTTCCTCGGTGAGGAGGGTGCTGCCGTTCAGGTCGATGCCCATCCTGAGCCAGCTGAGCTGCTTGAGCATTTCAAGGTCAATGCCGCCATCCGCGATGCCCTCAAGCCCCGGGTGGATCTCCCTTCCGGGGGTTACGTGATCATCGAGCCCACTGAGGCGCTCACGGTCATCGATGTCAATTCGGGCTCCTTCACCCGATCGGCCAATGCTCGGGAGACCGTCCTGTGGACCAACTGTGAGGCGGCCGTCGAAATTGCCCGCCAGTTGAAGCTGCGCAACATCGGTGGGGTGATCATCGTCGACTTCATCGACATGGACTCCCGCCGCGATCAGCTGCAGTTGCTCGAATATTTCACTGCGGCCATTCGTGATGATGCGGCTCGTCCGCAGATTGCACAGCTCACTGAGCTTGGTCTGGTGGAACTCACCCGCAAGCGGCAGGGGCAAAACATCTACGAGTTGTTCGGCCGCGCCTGCCCAAGCTGTGGTGGTCTGGGGCATGTGGCCGTGCTGCCCGGTAAGGACCTGCTCCAGCCCCTAGCCACCGCGACCGGTTTGGTGCGATCGGCCGCTTCTGCCCGCGCTGAAGTGGCGCCTCCCTCTGAATCCAGTGGTGGCCGCCGCCGCCGAGGCGGCAGAGGGCGAAGTGCCGCCGCTGTGATCAGCGACGACACCGATGCCAGCCTGGCGGTGGATGCCGACGTGAGCGAAGCGGTGGCGGCTCCTGAGACGGCGGCCCGTCGTCAGGACCCTGAGCTGTTGGCTGTGCCGATGACCGAGCAGCAGGAGGAGGTCTATGGCTGGCTTGGCCTAAGTCCGGCTCTCCTGCTTGAGGAACCCCCGGAAAGCGACAACCTGCTGGTGCGGGTGGTGCGTCCTGGCGAAGACGCCGACGCAGTGCTGGAGGAAGCTCGTCAGCAACTGGCGGCTTCCAGTGGTCGTCGTCGCCGTCGCGGCAGTCGCGGGGGTAGTCGTGGCGGAGGCCGATCCACGGCTGCTTCAGACGACAACGGCAGCTCGGACGCAGTGGCCGAGACCTCAACCCAAGCCGATTCTGCGCCGCTGTTGGTTGAGATCACGCCCCTGGAGATCACCCCATTTGAGCCGGTGGCTGTGGTTGCGGCAGAGCCCCCCGCAGAGGCCCAGGCTGAGCCTGTGCCGGTGGCAGCCGGTTCCGATGGCTCCGACGATGATCAAGAACCACGCCGCCGCCGCCGCCGTTCCTCGGCCGCCAGCGCGGACTGAAGCACGCCGCATGAGCCGATGACTGACTGGGTCGCCGGTGTCGATGAAGTCGGGCGAGGCTGTCTCTTCGGCCCTGTGTTCGCCGCAGCTGTGGTGCTTGATGAAGACGCCGCTCATGGACTTCTTGCTCAGGGGTTGACCGACAGCAAGGCCTTGACCCCTCGGCGTCGAGCACGCTTGGTGCCTCTGATCGAAACGGTCGCTGCAGCCTGGGGACTCGGTCAGGCCTCAGCACGGGAGATTGATGCGATCGGAATCCGCGGCGCCACCGAGCAGGCCATGCTTCGGGCGCTGCAGCGGCTGCCCCAGCAGCCCGCTCTAGTGCTGGTGGATGGGGTGCTTCCCCTTCGGCCCTGGCCCCATCCACAGCAGACGATTGTGCGGGGGGATAGCCAATGCGCAGCGATTGCTGCGGCCAGCGTGCTGGCCAAGGAGGCCCGTGATGCGTTGATCCGCCGGCTCGCGCAACGGTTCCCTGGTTATGGGCTGGACTCCCATGCCGGTTACGGCACAGCACGGCACCGACAGGCACTCATGGCTGAAGGTCCGACGCCTTTGCATCGCCGGAGTTTTCTGCGCACTATCCCTTGGCCTGAGGAGGTTGTCCCTGCCTCAGGCGGGTTCTGAACTCTCACACCAGCGCTCGAAATCGCTCACCAGTTGACGTCCGACCCTGCCCTTGATGGTCAAGAGGATGCCGTTGAGGATCGATTCGCCGGTGCTTTCGAGCACCCTGCGGGGGATCAGTCGAAGCAACGGGGGCTGGCTCACTTCTACCCCCAGGGTGGCTAAACCCTCCAAGCCGGAGCTACGCGCTTCGAGGACCGCTTCGAGGGTGAGCTGAAAGTCATCCACGAGCCCCAGCCCCTCAAGGTTGGCGTCAAGCGCGCGCATGGTCAGTCGATTGTCCTGATGGGTCACCTCCAGGCAGACCACAGGTTTCACCTGCAGTTGGAACACCTGCAGGGTCGTGACGGTGTATTGGTATCGGCCTGGGGCCAGCAGGCTGAGCTGGCTCGGATCCAGAAGGGCCTTCACCACCCGATCCTCTTCTTGCAGATAGGCCGGCAGCGCATCCGCCCGATGGTTCACCGTGAGGTTCAAGTGCTGGCTGGCGCTGAAGGCCAGGGGCATGAGCGGACGCTGACGCGCCATGATCCTATCGAGTGTTTGCAGGGCGATTGATGACCACGCGCGTGGCTTTCCTCGGGCCGCAGGGAACCTACGGCGAGCGAGCGGCCCGCGCCATGGTGGAGCTCGAGGCTCTGGATCCGGTGGAGTTGCTGCCCTGCCCGGGGTTGCGTTCCGTCGTCGATCACGTCGCGGATGGTCGCTGCGAGGCGGCGGTGGTGCCCGTGGAGAATTCCGTGGAAGGTGGAGTGACCACGAGTCTCGATGCACTCTGGGCCCATCCGGATCTCTGCATCCGGCGTGCTCTGGTGTTACCAATCCGGCATGCGCTGCTCAGCAGCGGTCGTCTTGA
Proteins encoded:
- a CDS encoding LL-diaminopimelate aminotransferase; protein product: MVLVNSNYLKLKAGYLFPEIARRVKAFSEANPEAALIRLGIGDVTEPLPLACREAMKAAIDAMGTNAGFHGYGPEQGYGWLREAIAKHDFQARGCAISAEEIFVSDGSKCDSSNILDILGSGNHIAVTDPVYPVYVDSNVMAGRTGEAGDNGRYGGLTYLPISADNGFTAQIPSEPVDLIYLCFPNNPTGAVATRAQLKAWVDYARAHGSLILFDAAYEAFIQDPELPHSIYEIEGARDCAIEFRSFSKNAGFTGTRCAFTVVPKGLKGKADDGSEVELWGLWNRRQSTKFNGVSYIIQRGAEAVYSDQGQQEIKALVSFYMENAAIIRRELSAAGIEVHGGEHAPYVWLKTPAGKDSWGFFDHLLNKAHVVGTPGSGFGAAGEGYFRLSAFNSRANVDEAMARIRRL
- a CDS encoding TIGR03960 family B12-binding radical SAM protein produces the protein MTVATPSPSAGSDHASEAWPPVPFESLVNEGINRPARYIGHELGVERRDWLAARVRWALTYPEIYEVGSSNLGHIILYSILNAVPGQLCDRAYLPAADLATRLRELKQPLFAVESRRPLPAFDILGFSLSYELGATNILEMLDLAGIPLRAADRGDWPLNAPEAMPLIFAGGPTATSNPEPYSPFFDFIALGDGEELLPEIGLVVAEAKDAGLTRSALLRDLAQVPGVYVPSLYAPATDGVTLEPIHPELPRRLLRRVATPMPHYAMGLVPHVETVHDRLTVEIRRGCTRGCRFCQPGMLTRPARDVEPEAVIEAVETGMKTTGYSDFSLLSLSCSDYLALPAVGVELRNRLADRNVTLQLPSQRVDRFDQNIAHILGGGRQAGLTFAPEAGTQRLRDIVNKGLTDDDLLNGIRTAMENGYRKVKLYFMIGLPGETDADVLGIADTCVMLQQRCRDLGRLNLNITISNFTPKPHTPFQWHSVSTAEFQRRQQLLRDAFRQLRGLKVNFTDVRLSAMEDFVGRSDRRLAPVIEAAWRAGAGMDAWFESLDRTYEAWTGAIAAAGLEGRYREMEVGSWSAVTALSRDDLEAFCRQPLPWDHIDTGIDKAWLAEDLQRALAAAVVPDCSFEGCSSCGVCGPDLGHNVVVPPPPVPTQQPSVPPPSARVCRLRFRFSKTGAMALLSHLDVVRMLERALRRSGLPVSYTGGFHPLPRLQLALALPLGVEAHGEWMDLEFLESVDPEAVLAAWQPTLPEGFRLLSAEEVPVSEPSLSQRLEAAEWRFWLKVVEGERPEPSHWQEAIAALMARTELLWHDTDKKGRPRVRDCRPCLQDLQLSQAHGDGVRLNLSAAIDPQGRSLKPAQIQSWLGDALGCSLQLQHVERVALRLQDVIKPVLN
- a CDS encoding Rne/Rng family ribonuclease encodes the protein MPQQIVIAEQLRIAAVLTDERVDELIVAQGRYQIGDVYLGTVENVLPGIDAAFVNIGESEKNGFIHVTDLGPLRLKKGAAGITELLEPRQRVLVQVMKEPTGTKGPRLTGNLALPGRYLVLQPSGQGVNISRRIGSEGERNRLRALGVLVKPPGAGLLIRTEAEGVSEELLIDDLESLLRQWEAIQRAAETATPPVLLNRDEDFIHRILRDHTGPDLSRVVVDDPAAVERVTGFLGEEGAAVQVDAHPEPAELLEHFKVNAAIRDALKPRVDLPSGGYVIIEPTEALTVIDVNSGSFTRSANARETVLWTNCEAAVEIARQLKLRNIGGVIIVDFIDMDSRRDQLQLLEYFTAAIRDDAARPQIAQLTELGLVELTRKRQGQNIYELFGRACPSCGGLGHVAVLPGKDLLQPLATATGLVRSAASARAEVAPPSESSGGRRRRGGRGRSAAAVISDDTDASLAVDADVSEAVAAPETAARRQDPELLAVPMTEQQEEVYGWLGLSPALLLEEPPESDNLLVRVVRPGEDADAVLEEARQQLAASSGRRRRRGSRGGSRGGGRSTAASDDNGSSDAVAETSTQADSAPLLVEITPLEITPFEPVAVVAAEPPAEAQAEPVPVAAGSDGSDDDQEPRRRRRRSSAASAD
- a CDS encoding ribonuclease HII, with amino-acid sequence MTDWVAGVDEVGRGCLFGPVFAAAVVLDEDAAHGLLAQGLTDSKALTPRRRARLVPLIETVAAAWGLGQASAREIDAIGIRGATEQAMLRALQRLPQQPALVLVDGVLPLRPWPHPQQTIVRGDSQCAAIAAASVLAKEARDALIRRLAQRFPGYGLDSHAGYGTARHRQALMAEGPTPLHRRSFLRTIPWPEEVVPASGGF
- a CDS encoding DUF1997 domain-containing protein, which gives rise to MARQRPLMPLAFSASQHLNLTVNHRADALPAYLQEEDRVVKALLDPSQLSLLAPGRYQYTVTTLQVFQLQVKPVVCLEVTHQDNRLTMRALDANLEGLGLVDDFQLTLEAVLEARSSGLEGLATLGVEVSQPPLLRLIPRRVLESTGESILNGILLTIKGRVGRQLVSDFERWCESSEPA